In Gymnogyps californianus isolate 813 chromosome 1, ASM1813914v2, whole genome shotgun sequence, the following are encoded in one genomic region:
- the LOC127018356 gene encoding T-cell activation Rho GTPase-activating protein-like, translating to MGQVNCCRGSRDDPDPEQQCAPVPPSPEPLLHQRVRVTQGHATRKRDLLLFSDALVIAKPHSRALKELWVSALLGRRDPQQEEGAALALCAARDLGRCRGAGAVGLWRQGALFGRPLAALCSQDGTLPQPIQDLLALLREHGPSTEGIFRLAAGERASRELREALDSGAEVHLESQPAHLLAVILKDFLRKIPSKLLQAELYEEWMSALHKTSRQERLAGLKEVASKLPKGNLLLLKSLLSLLQDISRNAATSRMTAGNLAVCVGPNLLSPAEEHTLPWTSCCR from the exons ATGGGCCAGGTGAACTGCTGCCGCGGCTCCAG ggacgaCCCTGACCCCGAGCAGCAGTGCGCGCCCGTCCCGCCATCACCCGAGCCCCTGCTCCATCAGCGCGTGCGGGTGACCCAGGGCCATGCAACGAGGAAGAGggacctcctcctcttcagcgaCGCCTTGGTCATCGCCAAGCCCCA ctcccgggcGCTGAAGGAGCTCTGGGTCAGCGCGCTCCTGGG caggcGGGACccgcagcaggaggagggggctgccctggccctttgCGCGGCGAGGGACCTCGGCCGCTGCAGAGGCGCCGGGGCCGTCGGGCTCTGGCGGCAGGGGGCTCTCTTCGGCCGgcccctggcagctctctgcagccaggacggcacgctgccccagcccatccag gacctgctggctCTCCTGCGCGAGCACGGGCCATCCACGGAGGGGATCTTCCGGCTGGCGGCCGGCGAGCGCGCCTCCCGGGAGCTCCGGGAGGCCCTCGACAGCGGAGCGGAGGTCCACCTCGAAAGCCAGCCTGCACACCTGCTGGCCGTCATCTTGAAG GACTTCCTCCGGAAGATCCCCTCCAagctcctccaggcagagctctacGAGGAGTGGATGAGCGCCCTGCACAagaccagcaggcaggagaggctggcaggactgaaaga GGTGGCCAGCAAGTTGCCCAAGGgcaacctcctgctcctcaagagcttgctgtccctgctgcaagaCATCAGCAGAAACGCGGCCACCAGCAGGATGACTGCCGGCAACCTGGCCGTCTGCGTGGGGCCAaacctgctgagcccagccgAGGAGCACACGCTCCCCTGGACGTCCTGCTGCAGGTGA